One segment of Corynebacterium caspium DSM 44850 DNA contains the following:
- the thrB gene encoding homoserine kinase: MGKIVEIGTTATVKVPGSTANLGAGFDTLGLAVGIYDTVTATVTDSGLTVEIYGEGADDLPRDASHLVVKAIYAALAAAGAQVPGLAIECHNNIPQSRGLGSSAAAAVSGVFLGNALADFALDTSALIQLASAFEGHPDNAGAAVLGGGVVSWTDLVATDTETAVYHAVALPVHPDIKATALVPNFHASTQEVRRVLPTQISHLDARFNIARAALMPIALQSRPELLWEATGDKLHQPYRAEVLPISAHWVDKLRAQGYAAFLSGAGPTVMILSDAAVDPQILEEAQAAGLTVHELAVAGPPELTRQV; this comes from the coding sequence ATGGGCAAGATTGTAGAAATTGGGACTACCGCAACTGTGAAAGTCCCTGGTTCCACCGCAAATTTAGGGGCCGGATTTGACACTTTGGGTTTAGCTGTCGGGATTTATGACACCGTCACCGCCACAGTGACTGATTCAGGCCTAACGGTAGAAATATATGGCGAAGGTGCCGATGATTTGCCACGCGATGCCTCCCATCTAGTGGTCAAAGCGATTTATGCGGCACTAGCAGCAGCCGGCGCACAGGTGCCTGGATTGGCTATTGAATGTCATAATAATATTCCGCAATCACGCGGCTTGGGATCTTCTGCAGCGGCGGCAGTTTCGGGAGTTTTCCTAGGTAATGCCTTAGCCGATTTTGCTTTGGATACTTCTGCATTAATTCAATTAGCCAGTGCTTTTGAAGGCCACCCAGATAATGCTGGTGCTGCGGTGCTAGGCGGCGGGGTAGTGTCTTGGACAGACTTAGTGGCTACAGATACCGAAACTGCTGTCTACCACGCCGTTGCCCTGCCTGTGCACCCGGATATCAAAGCTACGGCTCTTGTTCCTAATTTTCATGCCTCAACTCAGGAAGTGCGCCGCGTACTTCCTACCCAGATAAGCCATCTTGATGCCCGTTTTAATATTGCCAGAGCAGCTCTTATGCCCATTGCCTTACAATCTCGCCCAGAACTTTTGTGGGAGGCCACTGGCGATAAATTGCATCAGCCTTATCGGGCAGAGGTTTTACCAATAAGTGCGCACTGGGTAGATAAACTGCGCGCTCAGGGCTATGCCGCATTCCTTTCTGGCGCAGGGCCTACCGTTATGATACTTTCCGATGCCGCGGTAGACCCGCAGATCCTGGAGGAAGCTCAGGCTGCAGGATTAACTGTTCATGAACTGGCGGTGGCTGGCCCACCCGAGCTAACTCGGCAGGTCTAG